The genomic interval TTATCCACGTATGGAAAGCTTTTTACAGCAGGGTATGTATGAACGGTGCGACGAAGATCATGCCCTACAGCAGTTAGGCGAGCTCTTTACTGTGTGACGGTAGTAGCGGGATTTCCCCGCTGTCTCCGCAAGGAATGGGTTGGGTACGATTGGACTGTATATTGCCGCTATAGTTAATGAGGTACTATGAAGAGCGATACTCCTCTTGATAAGCTTCGCGAATTGGCTCAGCAGGAAGTCGACGACGCCGCTACATTATTAGGTAAGGTTCGTCAGTCCCATAGCCAGGCACAAAAACAGCTTGATATGCTGCTTGACTATGAAAATGACTACCGCCTGCGCCTTCAGGAGTCGATGGGTACCGGTATTAATGCAGCCAACTGGTATAATTATCAGCAATTTATAAAAACTCTGGAACTGGCAATAGAGCAACACCAAAAACAATTACATGTGTGGGCTCAGCGTCTTGAGCAAGCGCTCTCCACATGGCAGACAAAACGACAACGGTTGAATGCTTTTGAAACGTTGAAAGAGCGGGCGATGCAGGAATTTCTCCTCAAGGAGAACCGTCGTGACCAGAAACTGATGGATGAATTTGCACAGCGCGCATCATTAAGGAAACTGAATCCATGAATTTATCTATTGCCACCGCTTTGTCTAATCAAAATGGCGTAAGTCAATCAGATTCCACGACGTCTGGTTCGTCCAGTCCAGTGTATGGGACTTCCCAGCCCAGTACCTTTAGCGACATGCTGTCTTCGCAGATGGCCAGCACTCAGCAAAGTCAGAACAATCAAACCACTACCAGTACTACCAGTACAGATAATGGGCAGCAGGCCAAGACCTCTCAAGATGAGAGCAAACCACTGGAGGAGCATACGGCATCTTCACAGCAGTCTGCTCAGTCCCAACAAACTTCATCGCAGACCACGGTAGAAAGTAAAACGACTACCGAGAAAGCAAAATCAGATGCTACCAACACGGTGGAAAACAAGAGTGATGCTGTGGATGATGCTTCTCTGGAAAACGGTGAAACACTGCTGAATGCATCGTTGAATGCAATGCTTCAACAATCGCGCACTGCACACGCTAAAAATACGTCAGTCAGTAAAGATTCTGCGGTACCCAATGGCCAGAAAGCAGATACATCAACAGATGATGATGCGCTTGATATCACCGATGGCGATATTGTGATTTCAACGGACTCTACTGCAGGGACGGATGCAGCTACGTCATCTTCCGCCTTCATTGCCATGTTGGGCTCGGAGATTCCGCAGCAACTTCAGAAAATTGTTA from Musicola paradisiaca NCPPB 2511 carries:
- the fliJ gene encoding flagellar export protein FliJ; the encoded protein is MKSDTPLDKLRELAQQEVDDAATLLGKVRQSHSQAQKQLDMLLDYENDYRLRLQESMGTGINAANWYNYQQFIKTLELAIEQHQKQLHVWAQRLEQALSTWQTKRQRLNAFETLKERAMQEFLLKENRRDQKLMDEFAQRASLRKLNP